Part of the Methanorbis furvi genome is shown below.
TGCGCAATGAACGTGCGGCACTTCAGGCGAAGGTGGACGAGTCACAGGCACGGCTGTTGTCTCTGAACTCTGAGATTGAACGGTGCCGCGTGCAGATCTCTGCTCTTGATGAGAAGGCAGCGAGTGTTTCTTCGGAAATTGAGGAAATTCGCGGCACGGTGACCGATGAGGTTGAGTGCACGCTTTCGATGGATGAGATCGAGGAAGGGATGGCGACGACTGAGCGGGCGATCCGCAAACTTGGCGCGGTAAACATGCTGGCTATTGAGCAGTATGATGAGGCGGTGACCAAGTCTGCGGAACGCACGGCCAGGAAAGATGTTCTGTCGCGCGAGCGTGAGGCACTGCTGGAACGTATCGAGAGTTTTGCGAAGATGAAGTTCGAGGCGTTTATGGAGGCGTATCTTGCTATCAATGCAAACTTCCAGGATATTTTCGCGCGGCTTACGATGGGGTCGGGACATCTTGTTCTGGACAGCCCCGAGGATCCGTTCCTTGGCGGCATGACGTTTGAGGTGCGGCCGCGCGATAAGGAGGTACACCGCTTGAATATGATGTCGGGCGGTGAGAAGTCTCTGACGACGTTGTCGTTTATTTTTGCGATTCAGCGGTATATGCCAGCTCCCTTCTATGCGTTTGACGAAGTTGATATGTCGCTTGATGGGGCGAATGTGGAGCGGATTTCTCAGATGGTGCGGGAGATGTGTTCGTCGAGTCAGTTTGTGATTGTGTCGCTGAGAAAGCCGATGATTGAGGCGGCGGATCGAATTATGGGGGTGACGATTCGTCCGGATAAGAGTACGCTTGTCACGGGCGTGAAGACGAATGTCTGAGGAACCTGTCGAGATTCTGGTGCAGATGGCGGAACGCGGAGAGATTGATCCGTGGAATATTGATATTGTGGAGGTGACGGACCGGTTCCTCGCTGAACTTGAGCGCAGACGCGAGCTGGATCTGCGCGTGTCAGGTAGGACGTTGTTTTACTCGTCGGTTCTTCTGCGGATGAAGTCCGAGTATCTGGATGTGCCGGCTGAACCTGAGGAGGATGAGTTTGCCGAGGATGATCCGTTTGCAGAAGGCGCTGATCCGTTTGCTGAGGATGTGGTGACTGCGCGTGCTCTTGGTCCTATTGAGATGCTGGAGCGCGAGATTGATCGCCGTATCAAGCGAAAGGATGCGCGTAAGCGGCCGGTGACTTTGTATGAGCTGATTACTCAGCTGAAACTGGCGGAGAAGGCGGAGCGCCGCCGTCAGCGCCGCAGGAAGTTTGTGAATCCTGATGAGGAGGCGTTTCCTGAGCCTGATGCTGATGACGTTGTGGGAATTGCCCATGATGAGGCGTATG
Proteins encoded:
- a CDS encoding ScpA family protein, whose translation is MSEEPVEILVQMAERGEIDPWNIDIVEVTDRFLAELERRRELDLRVSGRTLFYSSVLLRMKSEYLDVPAEPEEDEFAEDDPFAEGADPFAEDVVTARALGPIEMLEREIDRRIKRKDARKRPVTLYELITQLKLAEKAERRRQRRRKFVNPDEEAFPEPDADDVVGIAHDEAYDAMAKQIYALVIVHPDARDPGVSLYELVSALHWPLYQVYIPCLFLMLEGLVDLEQDEFFGDLWVVISDGCTTKSDETA